The Cellulomonas flavigena DSM 20109 DNA segment GCTCGCGCCGTCGCAGCGCAACCACGGCAAGCTCGTCGAGGAGCTGTGGGAGCACCACGTGGGCTCGACGCTGTGGGCGCCGACGTTCGTGCGGGACTTCCCGGTCGAGACGTCGCCGCTGACGCGCGACCACCGCACCGAGAAGGGCCTGGTCGAGAAGTGGGACCTGTACGTGCGCGGCATGGAGCTGGCCACGGCGTACTCCGAGCTCGTCGACCCGGTCGTCCAGCGCGAGCGCTTCGAGGCGCAGGCGGTCCTGGCCGCCAAGGGTGACGACGAGGCCATGCGGATCGACGAGGACTTCCTCGCCGCGATGGAGCACGCGATGCCGCCGTCGGGCGGGATGGGCATGGGGATCGACCGGCTGCTCATCGCCATGACCGGTCAAGGCATTCGTGACACGATCGCCTTCCCGCTCGTGAAGCCGCAGGTCTGACGTTGTCATTGAAGGAGCTCTCGTGAACGGTTGGCAGGCAGTTCTCGCGGCGTTGCTGCCGTCCGTCGGAGTGGGTCTGATCTTCTGGTTCGCGATGCGCGCGATCATCAACGCCGACCGTTCGGAACGGCAGGCGCTCGCACGCATGGAGGCGGACGACACCCGGGCGGGCGCTGCGGAAGTCTCAGAACCCTGAGGATTTCGCGTAGCGTTTGACGCGCGGTTTGCGCGGGTGCGAGAGTGTGCCCGTCAGCAATTCCCCATTCACGGGAGCATTTCATGGCACAGAAGGTGCAGGTCCTGCTCGTCGACGACATCGACGGTGGGACGGCGGACGAGACCGTCACCTTCGGTCTCGACGGCGTGACGTACGAGATCGACCTCACGTCCGACAACGCCGCCAAGCTGCGTGACGCGTTCGCCGAGTGGGTCGGGCACGCGCGCAAGGTCAGCGGCCGCTCGTCGAGCCGTTCCTCCGGCCGTTCCTCGTCCTCCTCGGCGTCGCGCAGCGCGCGGTCCAACGAGGCGCAGGAGATCCGCGAGTGGGCCAAGGCGAACGGGCACCAGGTCTCCGAGCGGGGTCGCATCTCCGCGGAGGTCAAGAAGGCGTACGACGACGCCCACTGAGCGTCGCACCGCGTCACGTCGGGGGGCGTGACGCAGGGGGAAGGGGCCGGCACCTCAGGGTGCCGGCCCCTTCCCCGTTCCCCTCCCCTCCACCCCACCCCCACCCCCCACCCCCCTCGCGCGAGCCGTCATTCCAGCCCCGGCGCACCCCACCCCTTCCCGCGAGCCGTCACTCGAGCCCCGGCGCACCCCACCCCTTCCCGCGAGCAGTCACTCCAGCCCCGGCGCACCCCACCCCTTCCCGCGAGCCGTCACTCCAGCCCCGGCGCACCCCACCCCTTCCCGCGAGCCGTCACTCCAGCCCTGCCTGGTGGGGCTGTATTGACGTCTCGCGGAAGGGGTAGGTGTGGGGCTGGATTGGCGTCTCGCGGGTGGGGTGGGTGTGGGGGTGGAGTGACGGCTCGCGGGAGCTGCGTGGGGCGAGCATGGAGAAGGGGCTGGATCGACCTCTCGCCTGGTGGTGAGAGGTCGATCCAGCCCCTGGGTGCAGGCCCGGGAGGGCCCGCGGAGACGGGTCAGGCGGACGGGCGGTCGACCGTGAGGTCGCGCGCGGCGGCGTACTGCTCGCGGACGACGGGCGTCGGCTCGCCCGTCAGCACCTCGGCGCCGGACGACGCGGACCATGCCGGCGGCGTGTCCGAGCTGGAGAGCACCCAGGCGGCCTGGCGGGCGGCGCCGTCGGCGACGTACTCGCCGGGGGTCGGCAGCTGGACGTCCAGGCCCAGGACCGACGGGATGATCTGCCGCACGGCCTCGGACTGCGCACCGCCACCGATGAGGAACACGCGCTCGACGGGCACGCCCACGGCGCGCATGGCGTCGATGCCGTCGGCGAGCGAGCAGAGCATTCCCTCGACCGCGGCCCGGGCGATGTGCGCGGGCGTGGTGTTGGCCATGCGCATGCCGTGCAGCGCGCCGGTGGACAGCGGCTTGTTCGGGGTGCGCTCACCCTCGAGGTAGGGGATGTGCACGAGACCGTCGGCGCCGGCGGGGGCCGACAGCGCGAGCTGCGAGAGCCCCGAGTGGTCCACGCCGAGCATCCGGCAGGCGGTGTCGAGCACGCGCGACGCGTTGAGCGTGACCGCGAGCGGCAGGTAGGCGCCGGTCGCGTCGGCGAAGCCGGTGACCAGGCCGGTGCCGTCGGCGATCGGCTGCGACGAGATCGCCGAGACGACGCCCGACGTCCCGAGCGACACCGCGACGTCGCCGGGCAGCAGGCCCAGCGCGAGGGCGGCCGCGGCATTGTCGCCGGCGCCCGGGCACAGGACGGGCGTCAGCGCGAACCCGGGGGCCACGGGGCCGGCCTCGTTCGCCGTGAGCACACGCGGCAGGCGCGGCACGGACCCGAGCGCGCGCTCGAGCAGGTCGGGGCGGTAGTCCTCGGTGAACGGTGACCAGTAGCCGGTGCCGGACGCGTCGGAGCGGTCGGTGACCAGCCCGTCGAAGCCGACCGCGGCGAACCCGCCGGCGAGCTTCCACGTCAGCCAGTCGTGGGGGAGGGCCACGGCGGCGACCTTCGCGGCGTTCTCCGGCTCGTTGTCCCGCAGCCAGCGCAGCTTGGTGACGGTCAGGGACGCGACGGGCACGGACCCGATCGCCTCGGCCCACGCCTGCGCACCGACGGTGGCGTCACCCTCGCCGAGCTCGGCGATCAGGTCGACCGCCGCCTGGGCGGAGCGGGTGTCGTTCCACAGGAGCGCCTCGCGGATCACCTCGCCGTCGGCGTCGAGCACGACCATGCCGTGCTGCTGGCCGCCCACGCTGATCGCGGCGACGTCGTCGAGGCCGCCGGCGTCCGCGATCGCCTCCTGCAGCGCGTCCCACCAGTGGTGCGGGTGGACCTCGGTGCCGTCCGGGTGCTTGGCGCGGCCCTGCCGCACGAGCTCACCGGTGTCCGCGTCGCGGACCACGACCTTGCACGACTGCGTGGACGAGTCCACACCTGCCACGAGCGTCATCGCCTGTGCTCCCTTGCCGACGTGCCCGGCTCTGCCCGGGCGCTGGGTGTCCGAGGGGTGGGTCCCCGGCCGCTCGGACGTCGGCACCCGGGGACGGACGACGCCCGGGGAGCGCGAGGCTCCCCGGGCGTCGGGTGGGGCTCAGATCAGCCGCGGGCGCCGAGCGCGTGCTCGAGCGCGAGCTGGTTGAGGCGCACGAAGCCGAAGCCGTGCTTGGCGACCTCGTCGGCGTCGAACTCCTCGAACGCGGAGCGGTCCGCGAGGAAGTCGGCCAGCGACTCGCCCTCGTTCAGCGTGGGCTTGGCGAGCTCGAGGACGCCGGCCGCCTCCACGGCCTCCTGGACCTCGGGGTCCTGGCGGAACGCGATCGCACGCTCCTTGAGGATGATGTAGGTCGCCATGTTGGCGGCCGCCGAGTCCCAGACGCCCTCGAAGCTCTCGGTACGCGACGGCTTGTAGTCGAAGTGCACGGGGCCCGTGTACTTGGTGCCGCCGCCCGGGAAGCCGTTCTCGATGAGGTCGACGGTCGCGAACGCGGAGAACAGGTCACCGTGGCCGAAGACCAGGTCCTGGTCGTACTTGATGCCGCGCTGGCCGTTGAGGTCGATGTGGAACAGCTTGTCCGCCCACAGCGCCTGCGCGAGGCCGGTCGTGTAGTTGAGGCCGGCCATCTGCTCGTGGCCCGTCTCGGGGTTGAGGCCGACGATGTCGCCGTGCTCGAGCTTGGCGATGAGGCCCAGCGCGTGGCCGATCGTCGGGAGCAGGATGTCGCCGCGGGGCTCGTTGGGCTTGGGCTCGAGCGCGATGCGCAGCTTGTAGCCCTTCTCCTTGATGTAGGCGGCGACGGTGTCGATGCCGTCGGCGTAGGCCTGGTGCGCCGCGTACAGGTCCTTGGCGGAGTCGTACTCGGCGCCCTCGCGGCCGCCCCACATGACGAACGTGTCGGCGTCGAGGGACGCGGCCAGGTCGACGTTGCGCAGGATCTTGCGCAGCGCGTAGCGGCGCACGCGGCGGTCGTTGGACGTGAACGCGCCGTCCTTGAACACGGGGTGCGAGAAGGTGTTGGTGGTGACCATCTCGACCGTGATGCCGGTCTCGGCCAGTGCCGCACGGAAGCCGTCGAGGACCTTCTCGCGGTCGGCGTCCGAGGAGCCGAACGGGACGACGTCGTCGTCGTGGAAGGTCACGTGCGAGGCGCCGAGCTCGGCCAGCTTGTGCACGGACTCGACCGGGTCGAGCCACGGGCGGGTGGCGGAGCCGAAGGGGTCCTGACCGTTCCACGCCACGGTCCACAGACCGAACGAGAACCTGTCCTCAGGGGTGGGCTTGCGAACCATGACGCCTCCACGTCGAGTGCGGTCCGGGCGCACGGCAGTCGGGCACCCGGTTTTGTTCTTGGGATGAATTTATCCCGGGTCATCGGTAGGGTCAAGCCATGCCGAGGGTGGACGACGACGGACGTGCTGCGCTGCACGGCGACGCCGCGACGACCCCGCGGGAGGCCTCGACCACCTTCCCAGACGCACCGCGGACACGCGAGGGCCGTGCGGCGGAACGCGTCCCCGACCCGTCGCGCGCGGCCCGCCAGGCGCAGATGCGCACCCACAACCTGTCGATGACGCTGGCGCAGGTCGTCGACTCGACCGCACCCCCGTCGCGCGCGCAGATCGCCGCCGCCACAGGCCTGGCGCGCGGCACCGTCACGGGGCTCGTCGACCTGCTCATCGAGGCGGGCCTGGTGCGCGAGCTCGACCCGGTCGTCGTCGCACGCGCCGGGCGACCCGCCGTACCGCTCGAGGTCGTGCGGGGGAGGGTCGCCGGCGTCGGCATGGAGGTCAACGTCGACTACCTCGGGCTGCGCGCGGTCGACCTCGCCGGCGGCGTCGTCGCCGAGGCCGTCGAGGCGGCCGACCTGCGCGGCAGCGACCCCGACGTCGTCCTCGACCGCCTCGCGGCGCTGGCCGCACCCGTGCTCGCGGGGCTCGCGACCGACGGCGTCCGCGTCGCGGGCACCGCGCTCGCCCTGCCCGGCCTCGTGGACCGCGTCACCGGCCCGCTGCGGTACGCGCCGAACCTCGGCTGGCGCGACGTCGACGTCGTCGCGCGCCTCGCGGCCCACCCCGGCCTCGCCGCCCTGCCGCCGCGGGTCGCCAACGAGGCCAACCTCGCCGCCCGCGCCGAGGCCCACGCGCGACGCGGCGAGGTGCCGCCGTCGTTCCTCTACGTCTCCGGTGAGGTCGGCGTCGGTGGCGCGCTCGTCCTCGACGGCGAGATCTTCCTCGGCCGGCACGGCTGGAGCGGCGAGATCGGGCACGTCGTCGTCGACGGCGGCCCCGCCGGCACGCGGCCGGTGTCGCTCGAGCAGCACGCCGGGCAGGACGCGATCGCGCAGGCTGCGGGCCTCGTGACAGGTGCGCCGTTCGCCGAGGTCGCCGAGGCCGTGGCCGCAGGCGACGCCCGCGCCCGGGACGCCGTGCACGCGGCGGCGCGCTGGCTCGGCCTCGCGCTGGCCACCGTCGCCAACGTGGTCGACGTCAGCGAGGTCGTGCTCGGCGGCACCTTCGGGCTCGTCTACGACGAGGTCCGGGACGTCGTCGCCGACACGCTCGCGGACCGCGTCATCTTCGCGCCCTGGTCCGCGCCCGTCGTCAGCCGGTCGGCGGCGGGCGACTACCCGGCGATGACGGGCGGCGCGCTGGCGGTACTGCGCACGGTCGTCGCCGACCCGACCCCCTGGTTCGCGTCGACGACCCCGGTCTGACGTCCCGGCGCCTGGAACGGCGCCCCCGCGAGACCGGGCTCGCGGCGCTCATGGCCTCGCGCGGGTTACCTGAGCCCGGTGTCGCGCGGCGACCGTCCCAGCAGGTGGGAGACGTGGCGGCGCGGAGGCGCGGCGGCGTCGCGTCCCACCGATGCCCGGCGCTCGTCGGGCCCGGCTGCGTAGGGTCGGACCGTGAGCGCGACGACACCGCTGTGGATCGGCACATTCCCGGAGGCCGGCATCGGCACGACCGCCGGGCTCGGCGAGGGCGTCTGGCGCGTCGACATCGACGTCGCGACGGGCGCCCTGGGCGAGCCCCGGCTGGTCGCCGCCACCCCGGCGCCGACGTTCGTCGCGACGCACCGCTCCGGACGGTGGCTGTACGCGCTCGGCGAGGACGTCGCGGGCACCGTCACGGCGTTCGAGGTCACCGACGACGGTGACCTCGTCGCGCGCGCGACCGTCGCGTCGGGCGGGGACGGGCCGTGCCACCTCCTCGTCGCCGACGACGTGCTCCACGTCGTCCACTACGGCGACGGCAGCCTGGCCGTCGCCCCGCTCACCCCGGACGGCGCGCTCGCACCCGACGTCGTCGCGTCGGGACGCCCCGCGCAGGTCCACCCGCACACCGGGACGGGCCCGGACACGAGCCGTCAGGAGGGCCCGCACGCGCACTTCGTCGCGGTCACCCCCGACCGGCGCCACGTGCTCGTCGCCGACCTCGGCACCGACGAGCTGCGCCGCTACCGCCGCGGTGACGACGGCCTGCTCACCCCCGACGGCGTCGCGGCCGTCCTCACCCCCGGCACCGGCCCCCGCCACGTCGCGTTCTCCGCCGACGGTCGCCACCTGTACGTCGCCGGGGAGCTCGACGCGAGCGTCCACGTGCTGCTGTGGGACGCCGCCACGGCCACCGGCACCGCCGTCCAGCAGGTCCCCGCCGTCCCCGACGACGAGGCGGCCGACGGCGTGCGGCGCTCGCCGTCCCACGTCCTGCTCAGCGGCGACCGCCTCCTGCTGGGCGTGCGCGCGCTCGGGCTGCGCGGCCCGGACGCCCTCAGCACGTTCGACGTGCACCGCGACGGCACCCTCACCGCGCCCGTCACGCAGCCGCTCGGTGGCCCGACGCCCCGGCACCACGAGGTCGTGCACGGCTGGGTCGTCGTCGCGCTGCAGGACGCGCACGCGCTCGTCGTCCTCGACCCGCACGGCGGCGAGGTGTCCCGCGCGCGCATCCCGTCACCGGCGTGCGTCGTGCCCGCGGTCCAGCACCAGAGCGTCACCCCGGCGTGACGACGCCGCCCTCGTAGGCGGCCACGACCAGCTGCGCGCGGTCGCGGCGTCCGAGCTTGCGCAGCAGCTCCGACACGTGCGTCTTGACGGTCTGCTCGCCGATCCCCAGCCGGGCGGCGACCTCGGCGTTCGACAGTCCCTGCGCGACGGCGGCCAGCACCTCGCGCTCGCGGGCGGTGACGCGGTCGAGCCCGGGCACGGGACGCCGGGGGCCGTCCGCCGCGAGGCGTCGCGCCACCCGCGGGCCGAGCAGCAGCGCCCCGGCCGCCACGAGCCGCACGCCCTCGACGAGCCGCGCCGCGGGGACGTCCTTGAGCAGGAACCCCGACGCGCCGGCCTGCAGGGCGTCGGCCACGTACTCCTCGAGGTCGAACGTCGTCAGCATGAGCACGTGCGTGGCCGGGTGCGCGTCGCGGATCCGCCGGGTCGCGGCGATGCCGTCCAGCTGCGGCATCCGGACGTCGACGACGGCGACGTCCGGGCGGGTCCGCGTGACGAGGTCGACGAGCTCGACGCCGTCCGGGGCCGTGCCGACGACCTCGAGGTCGGCGGCGGCACCGAGGATCGCGGCGAAGCCCTCGAGGACGACGGGTTGGTCGTCCGCGACGACGACCCGCGTCACGGCTCGTCGACGGGCAGGCTGACCACGAGCACGAACGTACCGTCCTCGACCTGCGCGGACACGGTGCCGCCGAGCGCCTCCACGCGCTCGCTCATGCCTGTCAGCCCGTGCGCCGGGCGGACGTCGGTGGCGTCGCCCGCGCCGTTCGTCATCCGGAACCCGACGACGCCCGGGCCGTCGGCGATGCGGACGTGCACGCGCGCGCCGGGTGCGTGGCGGCGCGCGTTGCTCAGACCCTCCTGCACGGCGCGGTGCAGCACGTGGCCGACGCCGGCGTCGGTGCGCGGCCACGTCCCCTCGACCGTCACCTCCTGCCCGGCCTCCCGCGCCGTGGAGACGAGCGCGTCCGGGTCGGCCGTCGGGAGCGGCGCCAGCGGGACGTCGTCGTCGCGCCGCAGGACGGCGAGCACGTGCCGCAGCTCGACCAGAGCGGTCCGGGCGTCCTCGGCGATGTGCGCGAAGGTCGCCGCCGCGCGCGGGTCGAGGTCGGGGACGCTGTAGGGCGCGCTCTCGGCGCGGACGGCGACGAGCGACACGTGGTGCGCGACGACGTCGTGCAGCTCGCGGGCCAGCCTGGCGCGCTCGGTGACGGACGCGGTGGTCGCGACGGCGTCGTGGGCGACCGACTCCGCGTCGCGCGTCCGTGCGGCGGACGTCCGCAGGACGTGGCCGAGCAACGCGGCGAACGCCACGGCGCCGGTGGTGTACGCAGCGATGCCCAGCCCGGCGAGGAGGCCGCTCGTCCCGCTGCTGGGCCCACCGGGACCGTGCGGGAACAGCAGGTCATGGCCGCCCACGTGCCAGCCGAGCACCAGGGCGACGGCCGTCGTCCACGGCAGGATCGCGACCCGGGGGCGCCGCGTCGCGACGACGACCGCGACCGAGGCGAGTGCGAGCCACGACGACGCGAGCGCCGTCCCGTAGACCGGCAGCAGGACGAACGGGACGGTGGCTGCGAGCCACGCGAGCCACGGCAGGCGCGGCGCGACGGCCACGGCGGCGACGCCGAGGAGCCCGGCGCACGTCGCGACCAGCCCGAACCACCGCTGCGGGTCGGGTGCGTGCGAGGCCGGGTACGTGTCGCTGTACCGGCGGTACCAGACCGTCTCGGGCAGCCACAGCGGTGTCACGGCCAGGAACGCGGCGACCGCGATCGTGAGCGACGCGGCGACGACCCACGTCAGGAGGGCGGGATGGTCGAGGCGCCGCCAGCGGTCGGCGAGCCACGCGACGGTCGCGGGGGTCGGGGCGGGCGTGTCGGCCGTCGCGGTGGTCATGACGTCGATGCTGTCGTGACGTCGCGGCGCTGCCCACCCGCTGCGGGGTGATCCGGCTCCCTCGCGCGAGGGAGGGTGGTCCGCTCGGCGTCCCGGTCGTGGCCGAGGCGGTGCTGCGCTCGGCGCCGTGCCGCCGGCGATAACCTCGTGCCGTCGGCTCGCCCACGTCGCGGCGCGCCGCCGCCCGAGGAGGAGCCATGCCCGCCGCAACCGGTCCCGACGCCACCACCAGCACCGACGGCCCGGCACTGACGACCGACGGCGTGTGGCGGACGCTCGCACGCCAGCCGTTCATGGTGATCGGCATGGTGAACGGCCGGGGCGAGGGACGCAGCGCCGGGGTGTCGCTCGCCGTCCACGACGACGCGCTGTGGACCTCCTCCGACGCCGGTGCCTGGAAGACCCGGCACCTGCGCCACCAGCCCGAGGTGTCGGTCACCGTGCCGGTCCGGCGAGGTGGCGTGCTGGCGCTCGTCGCCCCGATCCCGCCGGCCGTGGTCACGTGCAACGCGACCGC contains these protein-coding regions:
- a CDS encoding histone-like nucleoid-structuring protein Lsr2; this translates as MAQKVQVLLVDDIDGGTADETVTFGLDGVTYEIDLTSDNAAKLRDAFAEWVGHARKVSGRSSSRSSGRSSSSSASRSARSNEAQEIREWAKANGHQVSERGRISAEVKKAYDDAH
- the xylB gene encoding xylulokinase, with translation MTLVAGVDSSTQSCKVVVRDADTGELVRQGRAKHPDGTEVHPHHWWDALQEAIADAGGLDDVAAISVGGQQHGMVVLDADGEVIREALLWNDTRSAQAAVDLIAELGEGDATVGAQAWAEAIGSVPVASLTVTKLRWLRDNEPENAAKVAAVALPHDWLTWKLAGGFAAVGFDGLVTDRSDASGTGYWSPFTEDYRPDLLERALGSVPRLPRVLTANEAGPVAPGFALTPVLCPGAGDNAAAALALGLLPGDVAVSLGTSGVVSAISSQPIADGTGLVTGFADATGAYLPLAVTLNASRVLDTACRMLGVDHSGLSQLALSAPAGADGLVHIPYLEGERTPNKPLSTGALHGMRMANTTPAHIARAAVEGMLCSLADGIDAMRAVGVPVERVFLIGGGAQSEAVRQIIPSVLGLDVQLPTPGEYVADGAARQAAWVLSSSDTPPAWSASSGAEVLTGEPTPVVREQYAAARDLTVDRPSA
- the xylA gene encoding xylose isomerase; its protein translation is MVRKPTPEDRFSFGLWTVAWNGQDPFGSATRPWLDPVESVHKLAELGASHVTFHDDDVVPFGSSDADREKVLDGFRAALAETGITVEMVTTNTFSHPVFKDGAFTSNDRRVRRYALRKILRNVDLAASLDADTFVMWGGREGAEYDSAKDLYAAHQAYADGIDTVAAYIKEKGYKLRIALEPKPNEPRGDILLPTIGHALGLIAKLEHGDIVGLNPETGHEQMAGLNYTTGLAQALWADKLFHIDLNGQRGIKYDQDLVFGHGDLFSAFATVDLIENGFPGGGTKYTGPVHFDYKPSRTESFEGVWDSAAANMATYIILKERAIAFRQDPEVQEAVEAAGVLELAKPTLNEGESLADFLADRSAFEEFDADEVAKHGFGFVRLNQLALEHALGARG
- a CDS encoding ROK family protein — encoded protein: MPRVDDDGRAALHGDAATTPREASTTFPDAPRTREGRAAERVPDPSRAARQAQMRTHNLSMTLAQVVDSTAPPSRAQIAAATGLARGTVTGLVDLLIEAGLVRELDPVVVARAGRPAVPLEVVRGRVAGVGMEVNVDYLGLRAVDLAGGVVAEAVEAADLRGSDPDVVLDRLAALAAPVLAGLATDGVRVAGTALALPGLVDRVTGPLRYAPNLGWRDVDVVARLAAHPGLAALPPRVANEANLAARAEAHARRGEVPPSFLYVSGEVGVGGALVLDGEIFLGRHGWSGEIGHVVVDGGPAGTRPVSLEQHAGQDAIAQAAGLVTGAPFAEVAEAVAAGDARARDAVHAAARWLGLALATVANVVDVSEVVLGGTFGLVYDEVRDVVADTLADRVIFAPWSAPVVSRSAAGDYPAMTGGALAVLRTVVADPTPWFASTTPV
- a CDS encoding lactonase family protein, which gives rise to MSATTPLWIGTFPEAGIGTTAGLGEGVWRVDIDVATGALGEPRLVAATPAPTFVATHRSGRWLYALGEDVAGTVTAFEVTDDGDLVARATVASGGDGPCHLLVADDVLHVVHYGDGSLAVAPLTPDGALAPDVVASGRPAQVHPHTGTGPDTSRQEGPHAHFVAVTPDRRHVLVADLGTDELRRYRRGDDGLLTPDGVAAVLTPGTGPRHVAFSADGRHLYVAGELDASVHVLLWDAATATGTAVQQVPAVPDDEAADGVRRSPSHVLLSGDRLLLGVRALGLRGPDALSTFDVHRDGTLTAPVTQPLGGPTPRHHEVVHGWVVVALQDAHALVVLDPHGGEVSRARIPSPACVVPAVQHQSVTPA
- a CDS encoding response regulator; this encodes MTRVVVADDQPVVLEGFAAILGAAADLEVVGTAPDGVELVDLVTRTRPDVAVVDVRMPQLDGIAATRRIRDAHPATHVLMLTTFDLEEYVADALQAGASGFLLKDVPAARLVEGVRLVAAGALLLGPRVARRLAADGPRRPVPGLDRVTAREREVLAAVAQGLSNAEVAARLGIGEQTVKTHVSELLRKLGRRDRAQLVVAAYEGGVVTPG
- a CDS encoding sensor histidine kinase → MTTATADTPAPTPATVAWLADRWRRLDHPALLTWVVAASLTIAVAAFLAVTPLWLPETVWYRRYSDTYPASHAPDPQRWFGLVATCAGLLGVAAVAVAPRLPWLAWLAATVPFVLLPVYGTALASSWLALASVAVVVATRRPRVAILPWTTAVALVLGWHVGGHDLLFPHGPGGPSSGTSGLLAGLGIAAYTTGAVAFAALLGHVLRTSAARTRDAESVAHDAVATTASVTERARLARELHDVVAHHVSLVAVRAESAPYSVPDLDPRAAATFAHIAEDARTALVELRHVLAVLRRDDDVPLAPLPTADPDALVSTAREAGQEVTVEGTWPRTDAGVGHVLHRAVQEGLSNARRHAPGARVHVRIADGPGVVGFRMTNGAGDATDVRPAHGLTGMSERVEALGGTVSAQVEDGTFVLVVSLPVDEP
- a CDS encoding pyridoxamine 5'-phosphate oxidase family protein, yielding MPAATGPDATTSTDGPALTTDGVWRTLARQPFMVIGMVNGRGEGRSAGVSLAVHDDALWTSSDAGAWKTRHLRHQPEVSVTVPVRRGGVLALVAPIPPAVVTCNATAHVLPAAAAPGPVRRRLLRGLKLTEEVLADVVAIRLVPHGDFVTYGLGVSLLGMLDTERARGRVPVARA